A DNA window from Salvelinus fontinalis isolate EN_2023a chromosome 28, ASM2944872v1, whole genome shotgun sequence contains the following coding sequences:
- the LOC129826347 gene encoding leucine-rich repeat-containing protein 43-like, translated as MGSRTLSLAVEEQLRSLCLKDFPCGHGCWSKSRGSIFEEHSWGYSEQDEGREGAAKEEEEALMEHLSSPLSPWRHEGSWSPQAPTLRELSVRTPELLHGNFIFSHFNTLRIVDKGVSIVDDGVLRFSNLRELVLSANKISELQAEYLPCTLQVLELYANQVSSLKGLSSQPLPCLQHLGLGCNRLGSPADIQYLTGTLWPRLVSLDLSWSGFQGQRALVDALATLPCLRTLVLEGNPLTLTPSYPGFILDSLPRLLYLDATRVTPDDHHRFEGLAKMRDWIVDQAMATVTVRRIRGVPDPLLTVDESAPEFPVVSFSYFVNYEFLSQPPPGNKQAGSDTASTSDPMTPIAEKMDGGIVGIYQTPKESCEEETTNTPIPDTPARTMESLETNHCSIDVIMNSTHKLAWAESMDYDHTSVHSFGDLGSFKFFVLRGLWLTVEEEKVLSWPAPSEEQPITTSTTEKKGGKECVRPPSNTCSNQKSKDKKKKKDSIMDLVQDTPIRRTLGSIHVPLQDLVSGDQRVDALCNLGVLLTEQSTRAMPPRDKDPSKKAKHDKKKEDKKTKSSADSAGGQKNVAPPSKSKGKEWKESQADFRIDDNSAPSPNQFESMTVEFTVHLDKWHSASEAHHLVHP; from the exons ATGGGCTCTCGGACGCTTTCTTTGGCTGTGGAGGAGCAGCTTCGTAGCCTCTGTCTGAAGGACTTTCCATGTGGGCATGGCTGTTGG AGCAAATCCAGAGGGAGTATCTTTGAGGAACATAGTTGGGGCTACAGCGAGCAGGACGAGGGGAGAGAAGGTGCAgccaaggaggaggaggaggccctTATGGAGCACTTGAGCAGTCCACTGTCCCCATGGCGACATGAGGGGTCATGGAGCCCCCAAGCCCCAACACTGAGAGAGCTGTCCGTGCGAACACCTGAACTTCTCCATGGCAACTTCATATTCAGCCACTTCAACACTCTACGTATTGTAGACAAGGGT GTCTCCATAGTCGATGATGGCGTGCTCAGGTTCTCCAATCTAAGAGAGTTAGTGCTGAGTGCCAACAAAATTTCTGAACTACAAGCAGAGTACCTGCCCTGCACTTTACAA GTTTTGGAGCTCTACGCCAACCAGGTTTCTAGCCTTAAAGGTCTTAGCAGCCAGCCTCTACCCTGCCTTCAGCATCTGGGTCTGGGCTGCAACAGGCTGGGTTCCCCCGCAGACATCCAGTACCTCACTGGAACTCTATG GCCACGACTGGTATCTCTGGACCTGAGCTGGTCTGGCTTCCAAGGACAGCGTGCCCTAGTGGATGCCCTGGCCACCCTGCCTTGCCTGAGGACCTTGGTGCTGGAGGGCAACCCCCTTACCCTCACCCCTTCCTACCCAGGCTTCATCCTGGACAGCCTCCCGCGGCTGCTCTACCTGGACGCCACACGGGTTACACCGGATGATCACCATCGCTTTGAAGGCCTGGCCAAGATGAGAG ACTGGATAGTGGACCAGGCCATGGCAACAGTGACGGTGCGAAGGATCAGGGGTGTCCCGGACCCACTGCTGACTGTGGATGAGAGTGCCCCTGAGTTCCCTGTGGTCAGCTTCAGCTACTTTGTCAACTATGAGTTCCTCAGCCAACCACCCCCTGGCAATAAG CAGGCTGGCAGTGACACTGCATCCACATCTGATCCAATGACACCCATAGCGGAGAAGATGGATGGGGGCATCGTTGGTATCTATCAGACACCAAAAGAGAGCTGTGAGGAGGAAACAACCAACACTCCAATACCAGACACCCCAGCCAGGACAATGGAGAGTTTGGAAACTAACCATTGTTCCATTGATG TGATAATGAACAGCACACATAAGCTGGCATGGGCAGAGTCCATGGACTATGACCACACAAGTGTGCATAGTTTTGGTGACCTGGGGTCCTTCAAGTTCTTTGTCCTTCGTGGGCTCTGGTTgactgtggaggaggagaag GTCCTCTCATGGCCTGCCCCTTCAGAAGAACAGCCAATAACCACATCTACAACAGAAAAGAAAGGGGGGAAAGAG TGTGTGCGACCACCAAGCAACACTTGTTCCAATCAAAAATCAaaagacaagaagaagaagaaagactcAATAATGGACCTGGTCCAGGACACTCCCATCAGAAGAACCCTGGGCTCGATCCATGTGCCACTACAGGACCTGGTGTCTGGTGATCAGAGAGTTGATGCCCTGTGCAACCTTGGGGTGCTGCTCACAGAGCAAAGCACCAGGGCCATGCCACCCCGAGATAAG GACCCAAGTAAGAAAGCCAAACATGACAAGAAGAAGGAGGACAAGAAAACTAAGTCAAGTGCTGACAGTGCAGGGGGGCAGAAGAATGTTGCACCACCCTCTAAAA GTAAAGGAAAAGAATGGAAGGAAAGCCAGGCAGATTTCCGCATAGACGACAACTCTGCTCCCAGTCCAAACCAGTTCGAGTCAATGACTGTGGAGTTCACTGTACATCTGGATAAATGGCATTCAGCCTCAGAAGCTCATCATCTGGTTCACCCATGA
- the LOC129826346 gene encoding N-acetyllactosaminide beta-1,3-N-acetylglucosaminyltransferase 4-like — translation MLLLLKRIVLAIPFRTMRILFRNIRLSRWSIVIGTALVSLIGVIFMMMDVNVSLTYRGERRVWRKNHTDWHWNTSASTTPPLSQPTVDVFKCSLNDSMQNIPSSVPPPHRNFLMYKHCRTFPRLLSPTPCENDLFLLLAIKSTAIQVDRRIALRSTWGKRGYVQGKRVKLLFLVGKSLDRIQGFLLQQLLEWESRQFGDILQWDFEDSFFNLTLKEVHFLNWFTCECQWAHFVFKGDDDVFVHTSNLVEYVKGHKPSEQLFAGDIISRAYPIRQNQWKYFIPEEMYPNKPYPPYAGGGGYLMSRQTVLSLGVAVSSTDLFPIDDVFVGMCLQKINVTLTHHSGFRTFGFHQVVSHFNPCIYREIMLVHKLNPTEMWTMWSLLQDTKLKCFRLRI, via the coding sequence ATGTTGTTGTTGCTAAAACGTATTGTGCTTGCAATTCCTTTCAGAACCATGAGGATCCTCTTCAGAAACATACGCCTCAGTAGATGGTCCATTGTCATTGGGACTGCATTGGTGTCATTGATTGGTGTCATCTTTATGATGATGGACGTCAATGTCTCACTAACATATAGGGGAGAGCGCAGAGTGTGGCGTAAGAACCACACAGATTGGCATTGGAACACCTCTGCCTCTACCACACCACCGCTGTCACAGCCCACTGTGGATGTTTTCAAGTGTTCCCTCAATGACAGCATGCAGAATATTCCATCCTCTGTCCCACCTCCCCACCGTAACTTCCTCATGTATAAACACTGCAGGACATTCCCCCGCCTGCTGTCTCCAACACCCTGTGAGAATGACCTTTTTCTCCTGCTGGCCATTAAGTCCACAGCCATCCAGGTGGATCGCAGGATTGCGCTCCGGAGCACTTGGGGGAAGAGGGGATATGTTCAGGGTAAAAGGGTGAAACTGTTGTTCTTGGTAGGTAAGTCGTTAGACAGAATACAGGGATTCCTGCTGCAGCAGCTACTGGAGTGGGAGAGCAGGCAGTTTGGGGACATCCTGCAGTGGGATTTTGAGGACAGTTTTTTCAACCTGACCCTGAAGGAGGTCCACTTCCTGAACTGGTTCACCTGTGAGTGCCAGTGGGCCCACTTTGTGTTCAAAGGGGATGATGACGTTTTTGTTCACACCAGCAATCTGGTTGAATATGTTAAAGGCCACAAGCCGTCTGAGCAACTCTTCGCTGGTGACATAATTTCAAGAGCCTATCCAATCCGGCAGAACCAATGGAAGTACTTCATACCAGAGGAGATGTACCCCAACAAGCCATATCCTCCATACGCTGGCGGTGGGGGCTACCTGATGTCACGTCAGACTGTGCTGAGCCTGGGAGTGGCAGTGTCCAGCACTGACCTCTTCCCCATTGATGATGTCTTTGTGGGCATGTGCCTGCAGAAGATTAATGTCACGCTGACACACCACTCTGGCTTCAGGACCTTTGGGTTCCATCAGGTGGTGTCACATTTCAACCCATGCATTTACAGGGAGATCATGCTGGTGCACAAACTGAATCCCACCGAGATGTGGACCATGTGGTCTCTACTGCAGGACACAAAGCTGAAGTGCTTTAGATTAAGGATATGA